Proteins from one Prinia subflava isolate CZ2003 ecotype Zambia chromosome 22, Cam_Psub_1.2, whole genome shotgun sequence genomic window:
- the ETS1 gene encoding protein C-ets-1 isoform X3, with protein sequence MKAAVDLTIIKTEKVDIELFPSPDMECADVPLLTPSSKEMMSQALKATFSGFAKEQQRLGIPKDPQQWTETHVRDWVMWAVNEFSLKEVDFQKFCMNGAALCALGKECFLELAPDFVGDILWEHLEILQKEEVKPYPANGVNTTYPESRYTSDYFISYGIEHAQCVPPSEFSEPSFITESYQTLHPISSEELLSLKYESDFPSVLLREPAQDSLQTDYFSIKQEVVTPDNMCMGRASRGKLGGQDSFESIESYDSCDRLTQSWSSQSSFQSLQRVPSYDSFDSEDYPATLPSHKPKGTFKDYVRDRADMNKDKPVIPAAALAGYTGSGPIQLWQFLLELLTDKSCQSFISWTGDGWEFKLSDPDEVARRWGKRKNKPKMNYEKLSRGLRYYYDKNIIHKTAGKRYVYRFVCDLQSLLGYTPEELHAMLDVKPDADE encoded by the exons ACATGGAATGTGCAGATGTGCCTTTATTAACGCCCAGCAGCAAAGAAATGATGTCCCAGGCACTGAAAGCCACCTTCAGCGGCTTTGCCAAGGAGCAGCAGCGGCTGGGAATTCCCAAAG ACCCCCAGCAGTGGACGGAGACGCACGTGCGGGACTGGGTGATGTGGGCAGTGAACGAGTTCAGCCTCAAGGAAGTGGATTTCCAGAAGTTCTGCATGAATGGAgctgccctctgtgccctgggcaAGGAGTGCTTCCTGGAGCTGGCGCCTGACTTCGTGGGAGACATCCTTTGGGAACATCTGGAGATCCTGCAGAAAG agGAGGTGAAACCGTACCCAGCAAACGGAGTGAACACCACATACCCCGAGTCCCGCTACACTTCAGACTACTTCATTA gtTACGGCATCGAGCACGCCCAGTGCGTGCCCCCCTCCGAGTTCTCCGAGCCCAGCTTCATCACCGAGTCCTACCAGACCCTGCACCCCATCAGCTcggaggagctgctgtccctcaaGTACGAGAGCGACTTCCCGTCGGTGCTGCTGCGGGAGCCAGCGCAGGACTCGCTGCAGACAGACTACTTCTCCATCAAGCAGGAGGTGGTGACGCCCGACAACATGTGCATGGGCCGTGCCAGCCGAG GTAAGCTGGGGGGCCAGGACTCCTTCGAGAGCATAGAGAGCTACGACAGCTGTGACCGCCTGACGcagtcctggagcagccagtcCTCCTTCCAGAGCCTGCAGCGCGTCCCCTCCTACGACAGCTTCGACTCCGAGGACTACCCTgccaccctgcccagccacaagcCCAAGGGCACCTTCAAGGACTATGTGCGGGACCGGGCCGACATGAACAAGGACAAGCCtgtcattcctgctgctgccttggctggATACACAG GCAGTGGACCCATCCAGCTGTGGCAATTTCTGCTGGAACTGCTCACTGACAAGTCCTGTCAGTCCTTCATCAGCTGGACAGGCGATGGCTGGGAATTCAAACTTTCAGACCCAGACGAG GTGGCCCGGCGATggggcaagaggaaaaacaagccCAAGATGAACTACGAGAAGCTGAGCCGCGGGCTGCGCTACTACTACGACAAGAACATCATCCACAAGACGGCTGGGAAGCGCTACGTGTACCGCTTCGTGTGCGacctgcagagcctgctgggCTACACCCCCGAGGAGCTGCACGCCATGCTCGACGTCAAACCCGACGCCGACGagtga